A genomic stretch from Erigeron canadensis isolate Cc75 chromosome 9, C_canadensis_v1, whole genome shotgun sequence includes:
- the LOC122583637 gene encoding uncharacterized protein LOC122583637 yields MEAAREEEEEEGDEPVERVPVFRRRVVLHRRRHETNERLMRFYFVDDPVYLPREFRRRYCMSKCLFLQIASDLEEGYTYFHQRYDCRGKLGFTPIQKCRAALRQLAYGSTVDSFDENFEMSARVLRESLAKFCKGVIDIYGPTFLRRPTSSDIQRLYDVYE; encoded by the exons ATGGAAGCCGCAagggaagaggaagaagaagaggggGACGAACCAGTGGAGCGTGTTCCGGTTTTTAGGAGGAGGGTCGTCTTACATCGTAGGCGGCATGAAACAAACGAACGCTTGATGCGTTTTTACTTTGTTGACGACCCGGTATATCTACCTAGAGAGTTTAGGAGACGTTATTGTATGAGTAAATGTTTATTTTTGCAAATAGCAAGTGATTTGGAGGAGGGGTATACGTATTTCCATCAAAGATATGATTGTCGAGGGAAGTTGGGTTTCACGCCGATTCAAAAGTGTAGGGCCGCGCTTCGTCAATTAGCCTACGGCTCTACCGTCGACTCATTTGACGAAAACTTCGAGATGTCGGCGAGGGTTTTACGGGAGTCACTAGCCAAGTTTTGCAAAG GTGTAATAGACATATATGGGCCGACATTTCTACGTAGACCTACTTCTAGCGATATACAACGACTATATGATGTGTATGAGTAG